Within Roseofilum casamattae BLCC-M143, the genomic segment ATCGACGCGCAGCACGGAGCCATTACTATGGACGAGTACAGTTCCTTGGCGATCGCCACTGACGGCGGTTATCGCATTGACTCCCGGTAAACCCCGCACTGTGGCTAAGACCGTTGTGGGATTTTCCGGATCGAGCCATCGAATTTCTCCTAAATCGGGCAAGGCGATCGCTAAATTCTCGCCATAACTATCGAGATCGGCAACTTGCACTCCTCCGTCCGCAATCTGCCAATCTCCTGCTGGGGTTCCAGTTTCTGCGCTGACTGCTCGAATCCAGTGGGTTTCCGAATCTCCCGCTCCTTCATCTTTGAGCAAATAGACCTTTCCTTGACTGACGGCTAATCGTTTCAGACGGCCGCCTTGATAATATTGCTCTTTCGTCCATAACTGCTGGGTTCCATCTAAGCTATGTTTCGCCACCATCGGCGGAACTTCAGTCAGTCTTGCGCCGAAGTAGACTCCCGACTCGTCTACGGCGATGGTTCCGACTCCGGTATGGTCTCCGGGCCATAAATGATAAGACTCAGACGGTGGATTAACTCCTATGTGGGTGATGTAGCGAGAGGTAAAACCGGGATGATTGACTTGTTTCCAGGTATATTTGCCAGCCGGAGCGGGATTGCCCGAACTGTCTAGTCCATCCCAGACGACTTGATGGGTTCCTGGAGCATACCATTCACCTCTAAGGAGTTCTCGGACTAAGGTTCCTCGATCGTCAAAAATGCTGAGAGAGAGACGGCGATCGCTGGAGAGGGTAAATTCTAGATGGCGTTCCTGAGGGGTCGTGAGGGATTGAGCGGCAGGAACGGGGGTTTGGAGAGTTGGGGTATTTTGACACCCATACAACCCAAGACAAAAGAGGAGAATGGCGCCGTATGTTCGATTTCGACCGGGAAAGAAGCGAATCATGGAAACAGGAAAGGATTTGATTTAAACCGGTTCCAGGAGGGTGACGGCATAGGCCGCAATACCTTCTTCTCGTCCAATAGGACCGAGTTTTTCGTTGGTTGTGGCTTTGATGCTGGCACAATCGACTGGCAGATGCAAGAGGCGCGAGAGGCGATCGCGCATGGCTGGTAAATGAGGTTTCAGTTTCGGTCGCTCGGCAACAATCGTAGCATCGAAGTTCGCCACTTTCCATCCTTTTTGGGTAATTAAACGGTTGACCTGTTCGAGTAAGATCAGGCTATCGGCTCCTTTCCATTGCGGGTCAGTTGGTGGAAAGTAATGACCGATGTCGCCAAGAGCCAGAGCGCCCAGCATGGCATCCATAAGGGCATGAGTCAGTACATCAGCATCGCTGTGGCCGATGAGTCCCAGTTCGTGGGGAATGGTTACTCCTCCTAGGATCAGAGGTCGCCCGGAGCCAAGTTGGTGAATATCGTAGCCGTTACCTATCCTGAGAGTCATGAGTATTGAGAGAAAACAATAGCAAGGAGATCGATACCCAGCCTACCTCAAACCCTTCTCTTCTAGCTAGCGAGCGATCTTCAACCATCCACGACGGATCGCATACAGCAAGCGATCGATCGCGGAATGCTCTTCTTCGCTGATTGAGGGTTGCAGCAAAATCGATCGGAGTTGTTTTCGGTTGGCTTGAGTTAGTTTGCCCGTGTGGCATACTTCAAAGACTAATTCTGCCATATTGAAACTTGGTGGTAAGGTATGATGTTGAAACATGATCGTGTCAAAGGAGATATTATCCAGGGATTTTAGAAACAAGCTAGCTACTTGAGATTCAGAGCATGTGCTTTGTCAGCAAACAACATTACTAGAACCGGCAATTCTTATAAGACTGCCCTAACCAACTCTTTTTTTATTTTGCGTTATGTTTCCCCAAAAGTTCAGCGATCTCGATCACAGTTCTATTGCGATCGTAAGTACAACTCTACAATTTGCTCTTAACATTTCGCTTTCCAGATAAGGAAATGCTCTCCCTACACCATCATTGATGTGAATCATGCATTGACAGCCATCACTAAGATGTTTTCCAAGGGCTATCATTTTCTAATGACAGATTTTAAAAAGTCTTTATATTATTTTTAGATTTTTACGTTCTATTTCAACCATGCATCAATTGAAAAGACTCCAACATGCTTTGCGGCAATTCTCGATCGTTGCGATGATTTCCTTGGTATTTACCGAGGTTTCGTTTAGAATTTACAACCAGATTAATCCCAGCTTTATTTTCTATGAGAAATCCTACGGACGCTTTCGGGGAAAGCCCTTATCGAAGCATTATGGATTTGCCCTAAACTCTTATGGATATAAGGATACAGAGTTTGTGACCGAGAAAGATGAAACCACTTACCGCATCATTGGATTAGGCGACTCTTTCGCGTTTGGTATTGTTCCCTATCCCGATAATTACTACACGTTAATCGAGGAGAGGTTGCAGCAAAAAGGTCAAACCATCGAAGTCTATAACTTCGGCATTCCCAACCTCAATCCGAAAGATTATCTTTCAGTTTTAGTAAACGAAGGTTTATCCTACAATGGCGATATGGTGGTGGTTTCTTTTTTCATGGGTAATGACTTCTTAAATAGCCAAGACAAAAACTTATCTCAGCCCTGGTATACCTATTCCTATGTTCTGTCCTTCTTTAATTTTCTCTGGGAAGTGCAAAAAAATTATGAAGGAGAGTGGGAACTTCCAGAAAATATTGTCTATGACGATGACATGGTTGTTTTCAGCGATGAAAACTATCTAGGTATGGAAGTCCGACGCAGTCAAATTTTTATCAAAAACAATCCTGACTTTCCCGCAACCTTTGATTATGCCCTGAGCTTTATTGAGCAAATTAAAGAAATTAGCGATCGACGCAACATGAAACTTTTGGTGGCGATCGTTCCCGATGAAGTGCAGGTGAATACTGAGTTGCAGAAACAGGTCATCCAAGCAATGAATGTGCCTGCGGAAAATTTGGACTTTTCTCTGCCGAACCGTTTGTTAGCTGAATCCTTCTCAGAACTAAATATTAATTACATCGATTTGCTTCAACCTTTTCAAGCAGCCTCGGAAACGACGCGGCTGTATCGTCCGAATGACAGTCACTGGAATATTGCAGGAAACCATTTAGCGGCGGAGATAATTTCGGAAGCGATTTTGCAACAGTTGGCTGAGTCGGCCCCTAATCAACAGCCTTAAATCGTCCGCTTTGCAGTGCTTCAAAGATAGTGGAGATGGCTGTATGTTGCTCCCGAGTTAGGGGGATCTCCGATGGCAATGTCCGAGCGAGCAGTTCCCGATCCAGGCAGGAGATGCAGCGACGGGCGAAGATTTGGGCGATGACTTGCTCAAAGGTCAGTTCGGAGAAGATTGCTTCAGCGGGCATAAGAGGGAGGTTGAACTCGATGTTGTTAGTATCTCTCTGTGTGAAGAATTTCTCCGCGATCGCATCGTGCCGGTAAGGTGATGCTTAGGGAAACTTTATGTGCTGTAAGGATCGGTAACCGACGATCGCAATGGTACGAGCGCAGTGATGCCGATCGCACCGCCGTGTTTTGCCTCATTGCCGGCGCGATCGCCTCTATGACTGCAAGATGCTCGGAACCTCCAAGCCATGAGCCATCATTAGTTCCGGGTTCGCCAGAATATCCTTGGGATGGCCGTCGGCAACGATCCGGCCGCCGTCGAACAAGATCGCGCGATCGGTAACCTCCAAAATTAAGTCCAGATCGTGGGAGGAAACCAATATGGTTTCTCGAGAGGATTGGAGAAAGTGAATTAACCGCCGTCGCGATCGCAGGTCTAAATTGGCGCTGGGTTCGTCATAGATGACAATCTGGGGATGCATTGACAGAACCGAGGCGATCGCCACCATGCGCTGTTGTCCGCCAGACAAATGATGGGGAACCCGATCGGCCAATGCCATGGTTCCGGTTAACTTCAGCGCTTCTTCCGCGCGCCGCACGACCTCATCCGGAGCTAATCCCATATTTTCCGGGCCGAATGCCACATCATCCCAAACGGAAGCTGAAAAGAGTTGGTCGTTGGGATTTTGGAATACTAACCCAATTTCCGGCCGAAACTGCCCGGCGATCGCCGGTTCCCCCAGGAGGAGAATCTCGCCCTTCGTCGGAGCTAGGACGCCACACAGACAAAAAAAGAGAGTTGTTTTGCCAGCTCCGTTAGGTCCGATAATTCCGACTCGTTCTCCGCAATCGATCGCCAAATCGACATGTTGCAGCACTTGGGGTTGGTCGGGATAGGAAAAACACAAATTGGAGACGGCGATCGCCTCCTGAGCTTCGACACCCTGTTGTCGATTCATGCATTTATCGGTTGCTATTCACAGCGTTACATATCGTAATATAACGCTGGGAATCAATAGATAACCATTCTTCTTCTCGCAGTTCCTTAATTAACCGAGTTACCGTAACCCGAGTGGCACCAATCGTATTTGCCAGATTTTGGTGGGTGAGCTTCACCGGCAAACGGACTCCCGCTCCATCGGCCGTCGGTTGTCCCATTTCGTCTTTGAGTAAGAGCAAGAGTTGTTGCAGTCGGTCTTTAATTCGTCGGTAGCCCACAATTGCTAGGATGGATTCGGTTTGTTGCAGGCGGCGGCTCAGTTGCTGCCAAAGGCTGCGACACAATAGGGGCGAGCGATCGACCTCTGTTATACTAAACCGCATTAATCCAACATCAGACAAAGCGGTTGCTCGATAGGCTTGGTCGGCAGAACGAGTCGCTAAGGGAAGTCCAAAAGGCATGGAAGGAACGGTAAAACCGAGCAATACGTCTTCGCCATGGGCATTTAAGCTGCTTAGGCTTACTACTCCCCGACAAACCACCCAAATATCTTCCGGGTTTAGAGGAATGGCTTGTCCTCCGATAAACTCGATGAGCTTTTGTCCTTGGTATAGGTTTTCTAACAGTTGACGTAACTCGGTTTGCTCGTTTTGTTCGGAAATAGATGAAGAAACCATGCTCGAACCCCAGTTTGCTCTTTCAGTGTTGCGCTCCCACGACAGTCTATACGGTTGCGATTGCTAATAGGTAATCGTTAGGTTAAGCTTTGGGAGAGGATTCTGGGTTTGGCATCAGAGTTTTGTCTTTATCCGATTTTCCATTGACAGCGATCGCAGTGCAAACAGCGATAGTGCTTGTCAGTTTTATGGCCGAAGGCCTGTAAGAGAAATTTCCAACGACATTGACAGGTGATTAAATACTGTTGCATCACTTGTATTCCTTGTCGATTGCTTGCAGGATGAGAGGAGGGAGTTGGCAGGATTTGATAATGAAAAGGACTGTGCCATTCGAGTTGTTCGTTACCGTGCAAGAGAGATAAAGCCAGAGGCGCTTGTTTATGATGTTGCGAAATCTCGCGGAGATCGCCTTGTTTGGGGAGTATTTTGGCTAAGGTTCGTGCCAGTTGTTGTTGCGATCGTTGATTCTTGCAAAAATAATTATACCGTTGCTTGTCTCCCGGATCGAGCCATCCCGTCGGTTCGCTGATTAAGGTTAAGGCGGTGGCCTGTTTGCCGTCCCGTCCGGCTCGGCCGATTTCTTGCAGATATTCGGATAAGAGTAATGGGGGATGGAAATGGACGATCCAACGGACATTCGGTTTATTTATTCCCATGCCAAAGGCGGAAGTACAGACTACTGATTGTAAGCGATCGCGCAACCATTGATTTTCGATATGGCGGCGCTCTTCTGGAGATAAACCGGCATGATACGCAGCGGTTTTGCATCCTTTTTGTTGCAACCACCGAGCCAGTTCTTCGCTATCTCGGCGAGTGCGAACATAAACGAGTCCGCTTTGGCCATTGCGGGTACGAATAAAGTTTCGCATTTGCTCGCGCCTTCCTCGCGGCGACCAAGCAATTTTTATCTTTAAATATAAGTTTTTGCGGTAAGGATTTAGGATGAATTTTTCTGGATTGCGCAGGTTTAATGTTTGTTGAATCATCTGTTGCGATCGCGGATCGGCAGTGGCCGTAAAAGCGGCGATCGCCAGTTGAGTTCCTTTCGGTTTATGCTGGAGCAAAGCAGGACGCACGGCCCCCAATCTGCGATACGCCGGACGAAAGCTATCTCCCCATTGCACGAGGCAGTGAGCTTCATCTAAAATTAGGGCATTAATGTTTAGTTTGGGCAAGCATAACCGCTGCCATACGGGATCGGAAAGTAAGGTTTCCGGAGATAGATACAGCAGTCGTAAATTTTGCCGTTCCAGTTGTTGCAACACTTGTTTGCGCTGGCTGGTAGAGAGTTGGCTGTGGAGGGTGGCGGCATTGAGTTGGCGATCGCGCAATTCTTGGACTTGGTTTTCCATCAGCGCGACTAAGGGCGAGATAACTAATGTTATTCCCGTTTGTAATAGAGCTGGAAGTTGAAAACAAATTGATTTTCCTCCCCCCGTTGGCATGACCGCGAGGGCATCTTTTTGTGCGAGGATGGTTTGGATAATTTCCCCTTGCGGATAGCGAAATTCTTTATAGCCCCAAATTTCTTGGAAGGCACTACGAATGCGTTCGATTTCCATCGTTCTATGCTCTTGAGATGCACTTATTTGAGTTTAGGATATATCTTTGGCATGATGCAAGGATTAGCTCAATCCAATCTTTGGTTGTCTTTAACTTGTTTTCTGCCCTGCTTTCGGATAAAATGATAATCATTCTATCATGTGCGTCCTCGCTGACAAAAATTGGCGATCGCGCAAACTTATGGCTCGTCAATCCACGAAGGAGATAGTACTTGAGCGAAACGGTGTTGCAAGTTGAAGGATTAATGGTCGATCGCGATCGCACCCCAGGAGTCGTACGAGATGTTTCCTTCTCCTTGTCAGCGGGAACCAATACAGCTTTAATCGGTCCGAATGGAGCGGGTAAAAGTACCCTAATTCAGGCAATTTTAGGAATTCTACCCCGTAAAAGCGGACGAATTTCTATCCTCAATCAAAATTTAACACTTCGCGGAAAACTCCCCGAAGATATTCGCCAGCAAGTTGCCTATCTTCCGCAAAACTTTCTGGTCGATCGCCGCTTACCGATTACTGTGGCCGAACTGGTTGGGTTAGGCTGGGATAAGCTGGGATGGCAATGGCCGTTTTTGGGAAACCGCGATCGTCAACGTGCAATTAAAACCGCTTTATCGCGAGTGAATGGTTGGCATCTCCAGCATAAATTAATTAGCCAGCTTTCCGGAGGAGAAACCAAGCGCGTTTTGCTCGCCTATTGTTTGGCTCGTCCGCGAAAATTGCTGATTTTAGATGAAGCTCCGGCAGGATTAGATATTCGTGGCGAAGCCGAATTCTATCAGCTTTTAGACGAACTCAAACGAGAACGCGGTTGGACGATTTTGCAGATTTCGCACGACCTAGATATGGTGAAACAACAATGCGATCGCGTTCTCTGCCTTAATCGTACTATTCTCTGCCAAGGCACTCCTGAAGTCACCTTAAGTCAAGAAAACCTCACCGCTGCTTATAGTTCCGAGTTTGCTCCCTATCATCACTCTTGTAAAGATTAACAGTGGCGATCTTGACTGCTCTTTCTCCTGTGGGAAAATGGTTGGAGGGGTTAGAGGTTATTCATAAGAAATGGGTACGAATGCAACATCCTTATAGTCAGCAATTTTGACGATCGCAGGAGACTGAACTCGGGCGACAATTTCATTCGTTGTCGGTTCCATCCAGCGGAATAACCAGTTAGGTTGAATGCCTAAAAATAAGACAATAGCCGTCATGAGTAAGGCTGGAAATTGTTCGTCGAAAGTGACGCGAGAATAGTAGGCGCGACTGTTGTCTAGTTTGCCAAAACAGGTGCGGTTAATGAGGATAACAAAATAGACGGCGGTTAATCCGGAGGAGAGAATACACAAGAGCGTCGCGATCGGGAAGGTGGCGAAGCTGCCTTGGAAGACGATGAATTCTGCGGCAAAGCCCACCAGTCCAGGGATTCCAGCGCTAGCCATTCCGGCGAGAATGAGGAGCGCGCTAGTGAGAGGTAAGCCACGAATGGGATTCATTAAGCCATTGAGGACATCCAGATCGCGGGTTCCAGTGGTGCGCTCGACAATGCCGACGAGGAAGAAAAGCAGGGCTAAAATGAGTCCGTGAGCCAGCATTTGCGCGATCGCCCCCAAAACGCTCAATTCCGTTCCTGCCGCTGCTGCAACGAGAATATAGCCCATATGGCCGATAGAACTGTAGGCTACCATGCGCTTAATATCTCGCTGTGCGATCGCGCTCATGGCACCATAAATGACACTAACTGTCCCGATAATGGCTAAACCTTGAGCGACGGTATTCCAAGCGGTGGGTAATAATTGCAAGCCAAAACGCAATAGTCCGTAAGTGCCGAGTTTCGCGAAAATTCCGCCGAGCAAAATAGCCGTACTGGGAGAAGCTTCCACATAAGTATCGGGCATCCAGGTATGTAAGGGAACCAGAGGCGTTTTTATCCCAAATCCTAATAGTAAGGCAGTGAGTAAAATTAGTTGTGGAATTAATTCTAAGTTATCGATATTCAGTTCGCTGATTTCAAAACTCGGGGAACCGGAGAGGAAGGTAATTCCCAAAAATCCGGCAATCACGAATAGTCCCGACGCAGCGGTGTAGAGCAGAAATTTAGTTGCTGCATAACCGCGCTTTTCGCCTCCCCAAATAGAAATAAGGAGATAAAACGGAATCAGTTCTAACTCGTAGAAGATAATGAAAAAGAGGAGGTTTTGCGCCATTAATGCTCCGGCAATTCCGGCATTAATGAAGAGAATTAAACTGTCGTGCAGTCGCGATCGCTCTAAGTTACTGCGGTTGGTATAAAGCGCGATGGGAGTAAGGAAACTATTGAGGGCGATCAGAGGTAAGGAAATGCCGTCTACTGCCAAGCTATAGTTGAGTCCCAGAGGTTCGATCCAAGGATAAAATTCCCTAAATTGGAGCGTTCCTATGCTGAGATCGAGTTGAGCGAGCAGATAGATCGACCAGCCGAAACTGAGAATACTAAAGATAGTAGCGATCGCGCGGCTGGCTTTTGGTTGCGGATAGAGAATAATCGCGATCGCGCCGAGAATGGGAATGATGAGTAATGGCGAGAGCATGGGGTATTAATGAATAATTAACAATGAATAATTAATAATGGGTGTTGGTCATTGGCGATCGGGAATTAATTGAGGAAGGAGAGGAGTAGGGGATAGGAGAGTAGGAGTCCGAAAATTATGGTTCCGATGAGAATGGAGAGGGCATAAAATTGGGTTTGACCGCTGGTGTTGTATTTCAAGCTTTCGCCGCTGGCTAGAGTAAAGAGACCGACCAAGTTTACGGCTCCATCGACTAAAATGCGATCGCACCAGTCAATGGCTTTGGCGACAAAGGCAACGATCGCGATCGCGGTGACTTTGTACAATTGCGCCGTATAAAAGTCGTAGGCAAAAAAGTCTTGAATGGCGGGAACCGGGAGGATAATGGGTTTGGAAATAGCGGTGGATGTATAGAGGAACCAGCCTATTGCTCCGCCGACTATTGTGGAACCTATTAGGAGTAATGAAGTGGGTTCGACGACGATATTCCAATTGGGTAATAGTCCCAAGACGGATAAGGTTTGCGGCAGATGGAGCGCCATACCGAGCAAAATGGTCATGGG encodes:
- a CDS encoding energy-coupling factor ABC transporter ATP-binding protein, which encodes MNRQQGVEAQEAIAVSNLCFSYPDQPQVLQHVDLAIDCGERVGIIGPNGAGKTTLFFCLCGVLAPTKGEILLLGEPAIAGQFRPEIGLVFQNPNDQLFSASVWDDVAFGPENMGLAPDEVVRRAEEALKLTGTMALADRVPHHLSGGQQRMVAIASVLSMHPQIVIYDEPSANLDLRSRRRLIHFLQSSRETILVSSHDLDLILEVTDRAILFDGGRIVADGHPKDILANPELMMAHGLEVPSILQS
- a CDS encoding Crp/Fnr family transcriptional regulator, whose translation is MVSSSISEQNEQTELRQLLENLYQGQKLIEFIGGQAIPLNPEDIWVVCRGVVSLSSLNAHGEDVLLGFTVPSMPFGLPLATRSADQAYRATALSDVGLMRFSITEVDRSPLLCRSLWQQLSRRLQQTESILAIVGYRRIKDRLQQLLLLLKDEMGQPTADGAGVRLPVKLTHQNLANTIGATRVTVTRLIKELREEEWLSIDSQRYITICNAVNSNR
- the ispF gene encoding 2-C-methyl-D-erythritol 2,4-cyclodiphosphate synthase, yielding MTLRIGNGYDIHQLGSGRPLILGGVTIPHELGLIGHSDADVLTHALMDAMLGALALGDIGHYFPPTDPQWKGADSLILLEQVNRLITQKGWKVANFDATIVAERPKLKPHLPAMRDRLSRLLHLPVDCASIKATTNEKLGPIGREEGIAAYAVTLLEPV
- a CDS encoding SGNH/GDSL hydrolase family protein, whose product is MHQLKRLQHALRQFSIVAMISLVFTEVSFRIYNQINPSFIFYEKSYGRFRGKPLSKHYGFALNSYGYKDTEFVTEKDETTYRIIGLGDSFAFGIVPYPDNYYTLIEERLQQKGQTIEVYNFGIPNLNPKDYLSVLVNEGLSYNGDMVVVSFFMGNDFLNSQDKNLSQPWYTYSYVLSFFNFLWEVQKNYEGEWELPENIVYDDDMVVFSDENYLGMEVRRSQIFIKNNPDFPATFDYALSFIEQIKEISDRRNMKLLVAIVPDEVQVNTELQKQVIQAMNVPAENLDFSLPNRLLAESFSELNINYIDLLQPFQAASETTRLYRPNDSHWNIAGNHLAAEIISEAILQQLAESAPNQQP
- a CDS encoding metal ABC transporter ATP-binding protein, with protein sequence MSETVLQVEGLMVDRDRTPGVVRDVSFSLSAGTNTALIGPNGAGKSTLIQAILGILPRKSGRISILNQNLTLRGKLPEDIRQQVAYLPQNFLVDRRLPITVAELVGLGWDKLGWQWPFLGNRDRQRAIKTALSRVNGWHLQHKLISQLSGGETKRVLLAYCLARPRKLLILDEAPAGLDIRGEAEFYQLLDELKRERGWTILQISHDLDMVKQQCDRVLCLNRTILCQGTPEVTLSQENLTAAYSSEFAPYHHSCKD
- a CDS encoding RecQ family ATP-dependent DNA helicase, yielding MEIERIRSAFQEIWGYKEFRYPQGEIIQTILAQKDALAVMPTGGGKSICFQLPALLQTGITLVISPLVALMENQVQELRDRQLNAATLHSQLSTSQRKQVLQQLERQNLRLLYLSPETLLSDPVWQRLCLPKLNINALILDEAHCLVQWGDSFRPAYRRLGAVRPALLQHKPKGTQLAIAAFTATADPRSQQMIQQTLNLRNPEKFILNPYRKNLYLKIKIAWSPRGRREQMRNFIRTRNGQSGLVYVRTRRDSEELARWLQQKGCKTAAYHAGLSPEERRHIENQWLRDRLQSVVCTSAFGMGINKPNVRWIVHFHPPLLLSEYLQEIGRAGRDGKQATALTLISEPTGWLDPGDKQRYNYFCKNQRSQQQLARTLAKILPKQGDLREISQHHKQAPLALSLLHGNEQLEWHSPFHYQILPTPSSHPASNRQGIQVMQQYLITCQCRWKFLLQAFGHKTDKHYRCLHCDRCQWKIG
- a CDS encoding NADH-quinone oxidoreductase subunit M, with translation MLSPLLIIPILGAIAIILYPQPKASRAIATIFSILSFGWSIYLLAQLDLSIGTLQFREFYPWIEPLGLNYSLAVDGISLPLIALNSFLTPIALYTNRSNLERSRLHDSLILFINAGIAGALMAQNLLFFIIFYELELIPFYLLISIWGGEKRGYAATKFLLYTAASGLFVIAGFLGITFLSGSPSFEISELNIDNLELIPQLILLTALLLGFGIKTPLVPLHTWMPDTYVEASPSTAILLGGIFAKLGTYGLLRFGLQLLPTAWNTVAQGLAIIGTVSVIYGAMSAIAQRDIKRMVAYSSIGHMGYILVAAAAGTELSVLGAIAQMLAHGLILALLFFLVGIVERTTGTRDLDVLNGLMNPIRGLPLTSALLILAGMASAGIPGLVGFAAEFIVFQGSFATFPIATLLCILSSGLTAVYFVILINRTCFGKLDNSRAYYSRVTFDEQFPALLMTAIVLFLGIQPNWLFRWMEPTTNEIVARVQSPAIVKIADYKDVAFVPISYE